The proteins below come from a single Aegilops tauschii subsp. strangulata cultivar AL8/78 chromosome 6, Aet v6.0, whole genome shotgun sequence genomic window:
- the LOC141025928 gene encoding uncharacterized protein, whose protein sequence is MHEEIDSVIKEMSADRAPGPDGFSALFLKACWPIIKDDFYTLCSQFHAGDLNLQSINDGLITLIPKVGSPSTVNDYHPITLLNCCLKLITKLLANRLQKVILRIIHRNQYGFIHGRTIQDCLAWTFQYIHQCQTSRRKTVLLKLDFAKAFDTIEHDSMIKIMKHMGFNDKWLSWIQAIFSSVGLKINFHKSTLIPINLDSDMATTIASIFGCLMGSMPFTYLGLPLGTSRPTLQDFMPLVSSIERNLSSTLSLMSYAGKLTLVNTTVTSLLIYAMCMLKFPPKLIEMLDKIRRRCWDAYYDQKIPHATDPIGSFWWKDVLKLTPEFRGISRVNIVCGTMALFWKDLWTDQLLSESHPRAYSYAVNEDVSVRDFLGITSLGMAFHLPLSPRAHDEVRNLQLIATTTQPMTATSDVWHYVWGKTTFKSMDYYKFFFREILSHQVFRWLWRSKCTMKLKVFAWFLLNDRLNTHNMLKRCHYNIGDDHNCLLCGLNIEETVEYMIFTCNFSKHYWHALDINWEPFFGRLQAIEDQKASHPTPMLLEKFVVAAWSIWKERNNKHFRAIDPSFSSWLGRFKKDFQLLQHRVKEDHKSFVLNFVNSLP, encoded by the exons ATGCATGAGGAAATTGACTCGGTTATCAAAGAAATGTCGGCGGATAGAGCTCCCGGCCCGGATGGTTTCAGTGCTTTATTTCTCAAGGCTTGCTGGCCAATCATCAAGGACGACTTCTACACCCTTTGCTCGCAATTCCATGCTGGGGACCTTAATCTCCAAAGCATTAACGATGGGCTAATTACTCTCATACCAAAGGTGGGATCACCATCCACAGTCAATGATTATCACCCAATCACCTTACTCAATTGCTGCCTCAAACTCATTACAAAGCTCCTCGCTAATCGGTTGCAAAAAGTCATTCTAAGGATCATCCATCGCAACCAATATGGCTTCATTCATGGGAGAACAATCCAAGATTGCCTTGCTTGGACCTTTCAATATATTCATCAATGCCAGACATCTAGGAGGAAAACTGTTCTCTTAAAATTGGATTTTGCAAAAGCCTTCGACACGATTGAACATGATTCCATGATCAAAATTATGAAGCACATGGGGTTTAATGACAAATGGTTATCATGGATTCAGGCGATCTTCTCCTCTG TTGGGCTGAAAATTAACTTTCACAAGTCAACACTCATTCCCATTAACTTGGACTCGGACATGGCCACCACCATTGCCTCGATTTTTGGTTGTTTGATGGGCTCTATGCCCTTCACGTACCTTGGTCTCCCCTTGGGCACCTCCCGCCCCACACTTCAAGATTTTATGCCACTCGTCAGCTCCATCGAAAGGAACTTGTCCTCTACGCTCTCACTCATGTCATATGCAGGGAAGTTGACTTTGGTTAACACAACAGTCACCTCACTGCTCATCTACGCCATGTGCATGCTCAAGTTCCCTCCCAAGCTCATTGAGATGCTGGATAAAATTAGAAGAAGGTG CTGGGATGCTTATTATGATCAGAAAATTCCACATGCCACAGATCCTATTGGGTCATTTTGGTGGAAAGACGTTCTCAAGCTAACTCCAGAATTCCGCGGGATCTCTCGAGTCAATATTGTCTGTGGAACCATGGCCCTCTTTTGGAAAGATCTCTGGACCGATCAATTACTCTCGGAGTCACACCCACGGGCTTACTCGTATGCAGTCAACGAGGATGTCTCTGTGAGAGATTTCTTGGGGATCACGTCATTGGGAATGGCCTTTCATCTACCACTATCCCCCCGGGCTCATGATGAGGTCAGGAACTTGCAATTAATTGCGACCACTACACAACCAATGACTGCCACGTCGGATGTTTGGCACTATGTTTGGGGCAAAACTACTTTTAAATCCATGGATTACTACAAATTCTTCTTCAGGGAGATTCTGTCTCATCAAGTCTTCCGATGGCTCTGGAGATCTAAATGCACAATGAAGCTGAAAGTTTTTGCTTGGTTTTTACTCAATGACAGACTCAACACCCATAATATGCTCAAGAGATGTCATTACAACATAGGAGATGATCATAATTGTCTACTTTGTGGGCTTAACATAGAAGAAACAGTTGAGTACATGATCTTCACTTGCAACTTCAGTAAGCACTATTGGCATGCTCTGGACATAAACTGGGAACCTTTTTTTGGGCGCCTGCAAGCCATTGAGGATCAGAAAGCCTCCCACCCTACACCTATGCTACTTGAGAAATTTGTTGTGGCAGCGTGGAGTATCTGGAAGGAAAGAAACAACAAACACTTCAGAGCTATAGATCCTTCCTTCAGCTCCTGGTTAGGCAGATTCAAGAAAGACTTTCAGCTCCTTCAACACAGGGTCAAAGAGGACCACAAGTCCTTTGTACTCAACTTTGTAAACTCACTACCCTAA